A genomic segment from Orrella daihaiensis encodes:
- a CDS encoding ABC transporter ATP-binding protein, with the protein MTEVTSEVDSLVSIEDLSVTFTAGKKPVRAVDGVNLSVKAGEVIALIGESGSGKSVTLRSILRLHPPRRTIMQGHIVVDGEDVLQMASGPLADFRGSKVSMIFQEPLLALDPVYTVGDQIVEAIRRHESVDKATARARALELFELVKIPSPERRLAAYPHEMSGGMRQRAMISLALASRPKLLLADEPTTALDATVQIQILLLLRELQRELGLSVIFVTHDIGAAVEVADRIAVMYAGKIVEEGPVRALIREPAHPYTKALLSSVAHGGFSKGSRLHTIAGSPPDLANLPPGCSFADRCSQATDACRQDVPKEVWLSDNHRARCILLNPV; encoded by the coding sequence ATGACTGAAGTAACTTCTGAAGTGGATTCACTTGTCAGTATTGAAGATTTGTCTGTGACTTTTACAGCCGGGAAAAAGCCAGTCCGTGCTGTGGACGGGGTTAATTTGTCTGTCAAGGCAGGCGAGGTTATCGCCTTGATTGGTGAATCTGGCTCCGGCAAAAGTGTCACATTGCGTTCGATTCTAAGGTTGCATCCACCACGACGCACCATTATGCAAGGGCATATAGTGGTCGATGGCGAGGATGTTTTACAAATGGCTTCAGGTCCCTTGGCTGACTTTAGGGGTAGCAAGGTTTCGATGATTTTTCAGGAACCGCTCTTGGCGCTTGATCCTGTGTACACGGTCGGTGACCAAATCGTGGAGGCTATTCGTCGCCACGAAAGTGTCGATAAGGCCACGGCGCGTGCCCGTGCACTTGAGCTGTTCGAACTGGTTAAGATTCCTAGCCCTGAGAGAAGATTAGCGGCCTATCCTCACGAGATGTCTGGCGGTATGCGTCAGAGGGCCATGATTTCATTGGCACTTGCTAGCCGGCCCAAATTGCTACTAGCTGATGAGCCAACCACTGCGCTGGACGCGACAGTGCAAATCCAAATATTGCTATTGTTGCGCGAGTTGCAGCGTGAACTTGGTCTTTCAGTGATTTTTGTCACTCACGATATTGGTGCAGCAGTGGAGGTAGCCGATCGCATAGCGGTTATGTATGCGGGAAAAATTGTTGAAGAAGGGCCCGTGAGAGCCCTGATTCGCGAGCCTGCTCATCCATACACGAAGGCATTGCTTAGCAGCGTGGCGCATGGTGGTTTTTCCAAAGGCAGTCGCTTGCACACGATTGCAGGCTCTCCCCCGGATTTGGCCAATCTGCCGCCCGGTTGTTCATTCGCTGACCGGTGCTCACAAGCGACTGACGCGTGCCGACAAGATGTGCCCAAAGAAGTATGGCTATCAGATAACCATAGGGCTCGCTGCATTCTGCTGAATCCGGTTTAG
- a CDS encoding ABC transporter ATP-binding protein, which yields MDASVDSLDRGGPAQPLLSVRRLVKHFPLGKDLIGRSTGVVRAVDGVSFDVFKGETLSVVGESGCGKSTTARLLMNLLDRNQGEIVFDGMTVGGTQLPLKEFRRQAQMVFQDSYASLNPRLTIEDSIAFAPQVHGVPKRESVERARSLLAKVGLEPRRFAERYPHELSGGQRQRVNIARALALQPRLIVLDEAVSALDKSVEAQVLNLLLDLKDEFGLTYVFISHDLNVVRFISDRVMVMYLGQVVEIGDSETLFESPQHPYTQALLSSIPSLDPDHRTERPPLSGDPPNPINPPSGCRFHTRCAKAKPACSQEIPELVQQANGQSVACLMYVPNSKYSKQASGMEVAA from the coding sequence ATGGATGCTTCAGTTGATTCTTTGGATCGAGGTGGACCAGCACAACCTTTGTTAAGTGTTAGAAGGTTGGTAAAACACTTTCCGCTTGGCAAGGACCTGATCGGCCGCAGCACCGGCGTTGTGCGTGCAGTCGATGGTGTTTCATTCGATGTGTTTAAAGGTGAAACATTGAGTGTGGTGGGAGAGTCCGGTTGCGGCAAGTCCACTACCGCGCGCTTGCTCATGAACCTGCTGGATCGCAACCAGGGCGAAATTGTTTTTGACGGAATGACAGTAGGTGGTACGCAATTACCGCTCAAGGAGTTTCGGCGTCAGGCACAGATGGTGTTTCAAGACAGCTACGCTTCTTTGAATCCTCGATTGACGATTGAGGACTCTATTGCCTTTGCTCCTCAGGTCCATGGTGTGCCTAAACGCGAGTCAGTTGAACGGGCAAGATCTTTATTGGCTAAGGTGGGGTTGGAGCCACGTCGGTTTGCCGAGCGCTATCCGCACGAGCTTTCAGGCGGGCAGCGTCAGCGAGTCAATATTGCACGAGCTTTGGCTCTTCAGCCTAGGCTGATTGTGCTTGATGAGGCGGTCTCTGCACTTGATAAGTCGGTTGAGGCACAAGTGTTGAATCTATTGCTCGATCTAAAGGACGAGTTTGGCTTGACCTATGTGTTCATCAGCCATGATTTGAATGTGGTGCGTTTCATCTCAGATCGTGTGATGGTTATGTACCTAGGCCAAGTTGTTGAAATCGGGGATAGTGAAACGTTATTTGAATCGCCGCAGCATCCCTATACTCAAGCTTTACTCTCCTCGATTCCATCGCTTGACCCGGACCATCGCACTGAGCGGCCACCTCTATCGGGAGATCCACCTAACCCTATCAACCCACCAAGTGGTTGTCGGTTCCACACGCGTTGTGCAAAAGCAAAGCCTGCCTGTTCGCAGGAAATTCCAGAACTTGTGCAACAGGCCAATGGCCAGTCGGTGGCTTGCCTGATGTATGTGCCCAATAGCAAATACAGTAAGCAAGCTAGTGGTATGGAGGTTGCAGCATGA
- a CDS encoding ABC transporter permease has translation MLNITVDSSKVPDIPFERSAGYWENVGRRFMRDPVALVAAAVILFLLFLAIFGQWIAPYDPYKGSIMTRLKPIGFEGHLLGTDELGRDMLSRLIVGAKLSLFMGITPVIIAFVVGSAIGILAGYSGGWVNSVIMRTIDVFYAFPSVLLAIALSGVLGAGITNSLISLTIVFIPPIARVAESVTTQIRSRDFVEAARASGAHAWTIVRVHVLGNVLGPIFVYATSLIAVSMILASGLSFLGLGVKPPEPEWGLMLNTLRTAIYVQPWIAALPGVMIFITSIAFNMLSDGLRTAMEIKD, from the coding sequence ATGTTGAATATCACTGTAGACAGTAGCAAAGTTCCGGATATCCCGTTTGAACGATCAGCCGGCTACTGGGAGAACGTTGGACGCCGCTTTATGCGTGATCCAGTTGCTTTGGTGGCTGCTGCTGTTATTTTGTTTTTGTTGTTTCTGGCGATTTTTGGGCAGTGGATAGCACCTTACGATCCCTATAAGGGTTCAATCATGACGCGGCTCAAGCCGATCGGTTTCGAAGGACATCTCCTTGGTACTGATGAGTTAGGTCGTGACATGCTCAGCCGGTTGATTGTTGGAGCAAAACTATCTCTGTTCATGGGAATCACGCCCGTGATTATTGCATTCGTTGTAGGTTCTGCTATCGGGATTTTGGCGGGCTACAGTGGTGGGTGGGTCAATAGTGTCATCATGCGTACGATTGACGTCTTTTATGCGTTTCCGTCGGTGTTACTAGCGATAGCCTTGTCAGGTGTTTTAGGTGCTGGCATCACTAATTCCTTAATTTCGCTGACGATTGTATTTATTCCGCCGATTGCCAGGGTTGCTGAAAGTGTTACCACGCAAATTCGCAGCCGCGATTTTGTGGAGGCCGCACGTGCATCTGGCGCTCATGCTTGGACCATTGTGCGGGTTCATGTGCTTGGTAACGTATTGGGGCCTATCTTTGTGTATGCCACTAGCCTGATCGCGGTCTCAATGATCCTGGCCTCGGGACTGAGTTTTCTGGGCTTGGGGGTTAAACCGCCAGAGCCTGAGTGGGGTTTGATGTTAAATACCTTGCGTACGGCCATTTACGTGCAGCCATGGATTGCAGCGCTGCCTGGTGTGATGATCTTTATTACATCAATCGCATTCAATATGCTGTCTGATGGATTGCGCACTGCCATGGAGATCAAAGACTAA
- a CDS encoding ABC transporter permease, with protein sequence MFNFLVKRIIYTLPIMLGVALVCFGLVHIAPGDPLVSILPPDASVDLQNQLMELYGFNRSLPEQFFSWIFRALQGDLGTSIATGRPVTEEVLKAVVNTLRLAMVATVIGFVFGCLFGFVAGYFQNSWIDKAASATSVLGVSVPHYWLGMVLVIIFSSILMLLPPSGAGPGGSGEWAWDWEHIKFLILPAVTMSVIPMGIIARTVRALVAEILAQEFIVGLRAKGLTDVGIFLHVVKNAAPTALAVMGLQLGYLLGGSILIETVFSWPGTGFLLNSAIFQRDLPLLQGTILVLATFFVVLNLLVDVMQTLLDPRIARG encoded by the coding sequence ATGTTTAATTTTCTCGTCAAGCGAATTATCTACACGTTGCCAATCATGCTGGGTGTGGCGCTCGTGTGCTTTGGGTTGGTGCATATCGCACCCGGAGATCCGCTCGTATCCATCTTGCCGCCAGATGCTTCAGTTGACCTTCAAAATCAGCTAATGGAACTTTACGGTTTCAACCGATCCCTGCCTGAACAGTTTTTTTCATGGATCTTCAGGGCTCTTCAAGGCGACCTTGGAACTTCAATCGCCACCGGTAGACCAGTCACAGAAGAGGTGCTGAAGGCTGTTGTTAATACCCTGCGATTAGCAATGGTTGCAACTGTCATTGGATTTGTGTTTGGTTGCCTGTTTGGTTTTGTTGCAGGTTACTTTCAGAATTCTTGGATCGACAAAGCTGCATCAGCCACCTCGGTGCTTGGCGTGAGTGTGCCGCACTACTGGTTGGGTATGGTGCTGGTCATTATTTTCAGTTCAATATTGATGTTGCTGCCCCCTAGTGGTGCGGGTCCAGGGGGCTCTGGTGAATGGGCTTGGGATTGGGAACATATCAAGTTCCTGATATTGCCAGCAGTCACGATGAGCGTTATTCCGATGGGCATTATTGCCCGCACGGTTCGTGCCTTGGTTGCGGAAATTCTTGCCCAGGAATTCATTGTGGGGTTACGGGCAAAGGGTTTGACCGATGTGGGCATCTTTCTGCACGTCGTCAAGAATGCAGCACCAACGGCCTTGGCCGTTATGGGTTTACAACTCGGTTACTTGCTTGGAGGATCGATTCTGATTGAAACGGTCTTTTCATGGCCTGGTACAGGTTTTTTGTTGAATTCGGCGATCTTCCAACGTGACTTGCCGCTTTTGCAAGGCACGATCCTGGTGTTAGCGACTTTTTTCGTGGTGCTCAACTTGTTGGTGGATGTCATGCAGACTTTGCTTGACCCCCGTATCGCACGCGGTTAA
- a CDS encoding ABC transporter substrate-binding protein: MVAFGGTASAEQVLRIGMTAADIPRTLGQPDQGFEGNRFTGIPMYDSLTQWDLSKYDAPSVLMPALATSWEVNPNDQTKWVFKLRDDVKFHDGSPFNADAVVWNVQKVLDKGAPHFDASQVGVTASRMPTLRSARKIDDYTVELTTSQPDAFLPLNLTNLFMASPAHWQAKYDAVPASVTDPAERAKQAWIAFAADASGTGPFKMDKFVPRERLEVVKNPNYWDPARTAKLDRVVMLPMPEANARTAALLSGQVDWIEAPAPDAIPQIEARGFKIYSNPQPHVWPWQLSFVEGSPWLDKRVRHAANLCVDREGLKTLLGGQMGVPKGTVPPGHPWWGNPSFDIRYDPEAAKKLMADAGFSADKPMKAKVQISASGSGQMQPLPMNEFVQQSLKNCYFDIEFDVVEWNTLFTNWRKGAKDPSANGASATNVSFAAMDPFFAMVRFTSSGTVPPTSNNWGYFTSPEFDQLIAAARTSFDDKERDAALAKLHARIVEEAPFVWIAHDTGPRAMSSKVQGVVQPKSWFIDIAPMSMQ, from the coding sequence ATGGTAGCTTTCGGTGGTACAGCAAGCGCAGAACAGGTTCTGCGTATCGGCATGACCGCCGCGGACATTCCTCGCACGCTCGGCCAACCCGACCAAGGGTTTGAGGGCAATCGATTCACCGGCATCCCTATGTATGATTCCTTGACGCAGTGGGACTTGTCCAAATACGACGCACCCAGCGTCCTTATGCCTGCGTTGGCTACGTCTTGGGAAGTCAACCCGAATGATCAGACAAAGTGGGTCTTTAAACTGCGCGATGACGTCAAGTTCCACGACGGTTCTCCCTTCAATGCGGATGCTGTGGTTTGGAACGTCCAAAAGGTTTTGGATAAAGGTGCACCACATTTTGATGCCAGCCAGGTTGGTGTAACAGCGTCGCGTATGCCCACACTGCGCAGCGCTCGCAAAATCGATGACTACACGGTTGAGTTGACCACGAGCCAGCCAGATGCGTTCTTGCCTCTGAACCTGACAAACTTGTTCATGGCCTCGCCTGCCCACTGGCAAGCAAAGTATGACGCTGTTCCAGCTAGCGTGACTGACCCGGCTGAGCGAGCTAAGCAAGCGTGGATTGCATTTGCCGCTGATGCTTCGGGCACCGGCCCATTCAAGATGGATAAGTTCGTTCCCCGTGAACGTCTTGAGGTTGTCAAGAATCCGAACTATTGGGATCCAGCCCGTACGGCCAAACTCGATCGCGTCGTTATGTTGCCAATGCCCGAAGCCAACGCACGCACGGCTGCATTGCTGTCAGGTCAGGTTGACTGGATCGAAGCACCTGCGCCAGATGCCATTCCACAAATTGAGGCTCGTGGCTTTAAGATTTACAGCAACCCACAACCGCACGTTTGGCCTTGGCAACTTTCCTTCGTGGAGGGTTCACCATGGCTCGATAAGCGAGTCCGTCATGCGGCTAACTTGTGCGTTGATCGAGAGGGTCTAAAAACCTTGCTAGGTGGGCAAATGGGCGTTCCAAAAGGAACTGTGCCGCCCGGACATCCTTGGTGGGGTAATCCATCATTTGATATTCGTTATGACCCTGAGGCTGCCAAGAAGCTCATGGCTGATGCTGGTTTCTCCGCCGATAAGCCCATGAAGGCCAAAGTGCAGATATCAGCTTCTGGTTCGGGTCAAATGCAGCCCCTGCCGATGAACGAATTCGTGCAGCAATCTCTGAAGAATTGCTATTTCGATATCGAGTTTGACGTCGTGGAGTGGAATACGCTCTTTACCAATTGGCGCAAAGGGGCGAAGGATCCTTCGGCTAACGGTGCATCTGCAACGAATGTCAGCTTCGCAGCGATGGATCCATTCTTTGCAATGGTACGTTTTACGAGCAGCGGCACGGTACCTCCAACCTCCAATAACTGGGGCTACTTCACGTCGCCAGAGTTCGATCAGCTGATTGCAGCTGCACGCACTTCATTCGATGATAAAGAGCGTGATGCAGCTCTGGCTAAGTTACACGCCCGGATCGTAGAGGAAGCACCATTTGTATGGATTGCCCATGACACCGGTCCACGGGCGATGAGTTCAAAGGTGCAGGGCGTTGTACAGCCTAAGAGCTGGTTTATTGATATTGCACCAATGTCAATGCAGTAA